From the uncultured Methanomethylovorans sp. genome, the window TGCCACACCTACCTTATTACAGGACCTTGAATATCCTGCTGCACTAAATGCAGAGGATTGCTCGTTTGAATTAATTATTATTTCAATATCACTTTGCTTAAGTGCATGAAATACAGGAAGTATGGCTGCTCCTGTATAACCAAAGATACATTTGACCCCAAGGTCCTCCAGACTTTTAACCAGCACTTCTGCCCCATTCATTTCTTTCATTTTCAACTCTCCTTAGAAAGAAACCAGCCTGGCACAGAACGCACTAATCAGTAAATAACCCCAAAACAGTACACTTGAGCCAGAATAATCTCTTGCTCAAGCGAATAATACTACTACTACCGCTACTACAGATACGATGGATAGAGTAACTGCGTAGTTGGTAATACTATCTCCTCGCTTACCAAATGAGATGTATTTTACTTAATCATTTCGAATCAATTTTTATTTTTATTGCTCTCCACAACATTGAATGGGTAAGTTAATATCTTTTTTAACACAAACCCCTTTCTATTAAAGACAAAGACCTCATTCAACTTGCTCTGGGAATAACGCCTCCGTGTTTACCTTGATTTTATAAAAGGAAGTAAATTCCTCTGTCCCGTTTGTAATGAATTATGTATTATTCATGATACAAAAGAAAGAGTATGGCGCCATCTCATATCATGGGATTTACCTTGTTCTTTGAAGATCTGGAGAATACTTAGCCATTACGTAGACAAAGCAAAAGTGGCATTTCTACAGAGCCTTTATTACAATAAGTCAGTGCTTGTTAAGCACCGATAACAAGGAAGATCTGAGTTCAACTTCTATGGGCACAATACCCTTTGACAGATCAGTAATTTCTGTAAGCTGCGGTAAATATACCTTTTCTTTTATCCAGGTTACATCGCGTATATGGTGAAGGTCAAAAACATTTTCCACATATTCATAGTTGCCTCTTACTTTTCCCACAGCAAAGAACTCCTCCTCTGCAAGAGGCATGAATACCAGATCACCAATATGTATATCATTAGCAAAACAAAAAATGGCTTCAGACCACTTATTAAGCCGTGTTTCTTCTATGTAACACAAGCGAGATCTTATGAGTTCTTTTATGCGTTCATGTTTTTCAAATTTGTCAAATTCTCTCATGGTTTCCCGCAAAAGTCTAGCTTCTTCTTTCAGGTCGTTCAGTCTGGATATAAGAAGTTCCATCTGATGACGTTGTAGTTCTTCCGGAGAGCCTTCAGGCAAGTGGATCTTTTCAAATTCTTCTTCAAGTTTTGCTCTAAACTTGCTGTCCATTTTCTTGTATTCTTCTCTCAGGTATTCAAAGTTAGAGCTTTTTGTATCAATGTATTTCAGATTAAATATCTCATCACTGAATTCGTCCATCAGATGGATCTCAATGTTGAATGTAATAACTCCCTGTTCCAGACAAGCATCTGCTCTCTTCCCACAATATCCGGTATTCACTAGCCAACAATCCACTATATCTTCCATCTGTGACATCCTTTTCTCTTGTTATAAAGAACATATTAAGATGTCGAATAAAAAGGAAATATGAGTATCAATTGTAAGGTTTAGTGCTCAATTGTTAAATATCATGAATCACTCTTCTATTCTCAAATAAATCACTGAGATATATGATACCTGAAAAATCCTATGATGTCATTATAATAGGAGCTGGTCCAGCCGGTTCCACTGCCGCTACCTATGCAGCCCAGCGTGGTATGTCCGTTCTATTGGTCGATAAGAAAAAAGATATTGGTGTTCCCCTGCAATGTGGTGGCTTCCTGCCACATCTTGAAACACTTAAGGAACTAATTCCAGGTGCAAACCTTCCCTTCACACTTGAGGAATATCCTTCCAGTTGCGTACATGCTACAACTTCTTTTCAGCGGTTCATAGCACCCAATGGCGTATCTAAAGGTTTTGAGGTACAGGGGGATGCACTTGACAGGCGCAGGTTCGATAAGCACCTTGCCACGGTTGCTGCAAAAGCAGGTGCACACCTTCTCATCGCAACCAATGTGCTGGAAGTTACCGGGACCATAGTGACAATGGATGGAGCATTCGGCAGATATGAAGTAGAAGGAAAGGTCATAATTGGTGCGGATGGTCCAAATTCAATGGTGGCCGCTTCAAAGGGCATGCTAAGAGAACCAGATCCCATGGGAATAAGCACAGCATTCGAATATGAGCTATCAGGTGTAAATGTAGATAAAGAAGCCGTAGAAATGTATTTTGGGAAAGATTATGTTCCCGGTGGCTATGCCTGGATTATATCCCAGGGTGACGACAGAGCTAATATTGGCGTGGGTATCCGGGAAGCTCTCTTTGCAGAACACATGTGTGCAAGAGATTATCTGAACAGGTTCATGCATAAACATCCCATTGCCAGTGAAAAGTTAAAGGAAGGCACCATCTTATCGGTGATCTCGGGACTTGTACCTGTAGGAGGAGCACCCAAGATCACTGCCACAAAAGACACTCTAATTGCAGGAGATGCTGCAGGTCATCTCATTGCCACCAATGGTGGAGGCATATCCACATCAATGGTTGGAGGTAAAATTGCCGGAGAATCTGCTGCTGATTTTCTGGAAGGGAAATGTAAACTTGAAGAATATGATACTAGGTGGCGTGTGCAAATGGGGATGGAAATAAGGACTGCGGTCTACGTACGAAAATTAATGGATAAGCTCATGCTTTCGGATAGCATGATGAACATAGCTATCAAGACCATCTCCCTACACAAATGAAAGCCATCCAATGCGGCCAGTTGCCTGATCCCGTGAAAAAGACCCTTCAGAAACTAAACATGGGTATGGGCTAACATGTATATTTTTGTATATGGCACATTAATGCGCGGCTGCGTGAGCCATGATCTTATGGAAAATGCAGTATTCATATGCAAAGCCCGGACATCCAAAAAATATGCAATGTTAGATCTTGGTCCTTTTCCAGGTGTGCTGCAGAATCGAAACATATCTTTTATTAATGGTGAAATATATAATATAGATAAGCAGTTATTATGCAAGCTTGATGAGTATGAAGGCAACTGGTACTTCAGGTCAGAAGTGGAACTGGACAACGGCATGGATGCCCAGATGTATTTCCTTAAAGATATACCATCCACGGTGAAGGAAGCAAGCTTTGTAATTCCTTCTGGTATATGGGAGGATAAAAGGGGTGATTACATAAAAACAGTTATAGGAAACATTCTTCAAACTAATGGAACCCTTCCTCAAGGGCATAAGGACACTCTGGCCTATGAGGTTCACAATAACCTCTACCTGAACATCACTAACAAGTGCAGTGCAAGCTGCACTTTTTGTATAAGGGATGTATGTGACGGCGTATATGGCTATGACTTATGGCTATCCACAGATCCAACCTTTGAAGAAATGCTCAGCCACCTCAATTCTCTGGACCTGCATAAATATAAGGAAATTGTCTTTACGGGTTTTGGCGAGCCAACTTCCAGTTTCTCAATTCTGCTTGCTATCACAAAATGGCTGCATGAACAGGGAATAAAGGTACGTCTTGATACCAATGGCCATGCGGCATTAATAAATCCCGGCATCGACGTTGTGGGAGAACTTAAAAAAGCAGGGTTGAGTGCAGTTTCTATAAGTCTGAATGCTCAGAACGAGGAACTGTATAACCAGCTTTGCAGACCTAAATATGCCGGTTCATATCAGGCTATGCTCACATTTACACGCCAGTGCATTGCTGTAGGTATCAGTACCCGCATGACAGTTGTCAAAGTGCCCGAGATCGATATTGAAGCCTGTGAGCAAATAGCAACAGAAATGGGAGCCAGTTTTTTTGCAAGATAAATTTGTATCAGTATCTTAACAATGCAGCCACGATATCTGTAGAGTCCAAAAGTTCTTCAGGCTTTACAAATTCAACCTCAGCCCCTGTTTTCTGTGCCAGCTCAAATAATTTTTCCAGCACATTGACAACTAATATGTGTCCACTACATGCTTTACACTCTGTTGGAATTTTAGCACTTGCCTGTAAGTTATGGCATTTTTTACATATCCAACCAGGCACTGAAAGGCCTTGAAGTATAAAAAGAACATTGACTTTTCCCTGTTCCAGGCTCTCTTTTACAGATTTTAGGCCATGTACTGCCAGTCCACCTCGAAGTATCTCGCGTCTGAATTCTTCAGCTCTTCTTTTTGAGGTGGACATTTCATCTTCGTGCAATATTTCATCGCCTGCTGCCACAAGTTCATTACTTGCAATATTCATGGGAATGTCCATAACTCCAAGTAGCTTTTGTTTCACTTCCTTTGGAAGCATCTCAATAAGTTGATGTTTCGCTTCCCCAGGTCCCGCAATTACAATACCCTTTGTAGGAAATTGATCACAAGTATCATGAATATTGTTTATCACTTCCGAAAGGAAGGACTTAATTGCTCCTTTTCTCAGGTGATTGAAACGCATCTGACTCCAACCGCCTTTTTTATGTTTGTTCATCAGGTCGGTGGACAGATGTTTATGTTCCTTTATAATATCAGAGCGTATGCAGAAGAATTTTGCCTCTCTGGAATCCACAAGCAAGATGCCATAATCTTCAAAATCTGCCCGCAGCCTTCCAAGCGGTAATATGAAAGGCGAGGTGTCTACAACTAGATAATTATCCGTTTCTACGGCTATCCGGTACACCTGCAAGAAAGAACACTCAAAACATGCAAAAATGATTCTTCCTTTCTCTCCGGAAACAGGCTTCTCTAACAGCCATTCCTCAATCATGGAATAGGTTTTCTCGAATTGATCCAAGAGAGAAGTAGGCAAAGCTTTTCTGATAGCTTTTATGCGTGATTCTACAAACAACTTGTTCAAATGATCATTTTCTTTACCTGATGTTGGCAAATAGATAGACACATAGACTGGTTTTTCACTAGACATTTCACTAAGTACCCTAATATCTATCTCTGTAACAGATACAAGATCGTTGGAAATTATGCTTTGTAGGTTTTGTAAAGTATGCATAAAAAAGGGTTAACCTTAGTTAATACTTAAGGATTTGCAGGTTATGAAAATATCAAAATTATATTATCATAAAATCTAATATTATTTGGTATAAAAATAATGAGATTCACTGATAACACTTTATATATTCTTGCAAAAACTGCTCATTTAAGTCAAAATCTAAGTATCGGTATTTAGACTCTTCTGTATCAGTGTATATGTCTAAACAAGTCATCTCTTTTTGCAACATGCATACGCTGCCGTATACATAAAGATAGTTTTTTGAGATCATCCTGCTTTGCGCTTACCGGAACCACTGCTTCCTGCCACATATCCCATGGTGAAGGTAATCCAAGCTTTTCCACAATGCCATCAAGCACATGGTTGACCATGTCTTCTTCGATCTTATCCATTTTATTGATGGCCAAAATAGTCGATATTCCAACTTCATTGAGGAACTTGAACAGCTCTATATCCACGGGTATTTCATTTCTTTCTTCCCATCTGGCCACTATATCCAAAAAAGCAGAGCCATCGACAACTAAAACTGCAATGTCTATCCTGTCAGCATTGTCTTCTATGTAATGCACTATCCTATCTTTGACGATATCCTGCTTGCGTTCCTTGACACCACTCATGAAGCCAAAACCAGGCATATCTGTAACCAGCAGATCATCAAGTCTTACATGTGTAGGTTTCAGAGTAACTCCAGGCCTTTTGCCTACTTTTACCTTTCCACCTGTTAATTTGCGGATGATAGAGGATTTACCTACATTGGACCTGCCGACAAAAACTATTTCAAATCCAGCGCCATCAGTAAGGTCCGGTTTATTTTTCATATTATCTCCGGTTGCTTAGTGGCATTTATTGGTATTATTTCCTTCCTTTAATCTCTTTTCTTCTTCCCCTATCCTGATATCCAAGTCATTAAGAAAATTCTGGAAGTTAGCTACAGGTATCCTTGCACCAGCGGCCTCCGCCAGTCCCCCTCCTGTTCCGCCATATCTTGGAGCTAGGTCCCGCAAAATGAGGTTAAGATCAACTGGACTGCGTGAACGGAAACTAATATCATAGGAATGTTTTGTTTGTCGGTATTCTGCAGAGCCTCCCACTTTTCTCTGGCCATAAGCAGCAGCGTATATTGCAGATTTGGACTTGTACCCCTTTGGGTCAATTACATAGGCTAAGTTCTGAAGGCTTTTTACCTGTTTTCTTATACGCAACCTCAACTGTTCTTCAAGTTCGGAGCAATTTTTTGCGAATTCAAGTACTTCAGGAAGATCAGAAGGAAGACGATCTTTTGCAAGGTGTTCTACCAGATACCTTTTGAAATCAAATTCACGACCTGCATATATTATTGCCTGTATAAGTGCACCGGCTTCAAAGAACAATGTCCTTTTATCCCAGTCCTCGCACCAGAGTTTCACCGAATCGCTATCATCTGCATAATCTCCTATAGCTCCATAGATGGCTACTCTGCGCACATCCCGGTTTAACCGATGGGCTAGTACCTTGTAGGTGAGTTCAGAAGAACAAGCACATGGATCATTGTGCAACCAATTTTCATTCCAGCCGCTCTCAGGTACAGGATGATGGTCTATATAGATAAGGTCGCTTTCCTTAGCCACTTCTTTAAGCCTCTGGAGCAGTTCTATGCTGGTTCGCTCATCAATAGCGATATCGCAAATGATCACTCGTTTGTATCCTTTTGCCAGATATAGTTTTTTCAGCATGCTTACAGGACTTGTGAAGTATACCTGTGCGTCAGGATAGGCACTTTTTGCAATAGCACCGGAACATATACCATCCGAATCTCCATGAGTGAAGATTATAGTTTCAATAGCATGATCTTGTTGAAAAGGTTTCATATTGTATCCAAATTAGATATTTAAAAGGGAGTTGGTCTGAATGTATTTAAAATATTTCCTGTCTAATTAGAGCCGCCACCCTATTGCTTTTTCTATAATGTTCATTATGCTTTGCTTTAAACTGCTAACAGAGCTTATCTTTTCAGAAGTTTTGTTCTCCTGAACTATTGTTTCTTCTGTATCATTTTCTATCTCTTGAGGTATTTCCTCTTGCGATAGTTCTTCATCGGACAAAGTTTCTTCAACTATATTTTCCTCAATTTTTAAGATCTGACCTGCAGATTCAAATGAGTCTTCATATCCCCTGGAGTCTACGAACCTCACTTTTGCACCAGGTATTACAATATTTTTACTGGAATTGATACTTAATGAATACTCAAGTGTCCATATATCAGAAGGCTGCATTACCTGACTCTTGCTAAGATTACCGTTCATTAGTATAGAGCCTTCCGGAATCTGATCAGTAAGCTGCACGTAAGCAGCTCGATCTCCTGAATTATTTACCTGAAGGGTAATATTCAAAAGGCCTTCTGTTCTGGTATTCTGGTATAAAAATGATTTATTTACATCAATGCATGGACCATGTATCACAATTTCACTTGAATTGGTTTTTATTCTGTGAGTTATCCCATTGTACTCCAAGGATAATTTCATACTTGGTATTAGAAATGTTCCTGGTTTCAGGGCGCGTATGGAATAACCGATAGATCTTTTATCCCTTGGTTGAAGATTAATTGTCCAGCAAGTGTTTTCTACATCGGGGTCAGTTATGAACCCGTCAGGCACTGTCTCATTGATGTGAATATTTTCAAGAGGTATCTCCTTCAGATTAATAACTTCTGTTAATATGTAGACCCGTTCATCAATATAAGCTTCTTTAGCAGGGAGCCTTTTTACTCTGAGAACACTATTTATCCAGGGTATTGGCTTGCTTATAGATGAACTGTTTGCAATGGCTATCTCTATAGTGGCATAAGGTGTGGGTAT encodes:
- a CDS encoding DHH family phosphoesterase; protein product: MKPFQQDHAIETIIFTHGDSDGICSGAIAKSAYPDAQVYFTSPVSMLKKLYLAKGYKRVIICDIAIDERTSIELLQRLKEVAKESDLIYIDHHPVPESGWNENWLHNDPCACSSELTYKVLAHRLNRDVRRVAIYGAIGDYADDSDSVKLWCEDWDKRTLFFEAGALIQAIIYAGREFDFKRYLVEHLAKDRLPSDLPEVLEFAKNCSELEEQLRLRIRKQVKSLQNLAYVIDPKGYKSKSAIYAAAYGQRKVGGSAEYRQTKHSYDISFRSRSPVDLNLILRDLAPRYGGTGGGLAEAAGARIPVANFQNFLNDLDIRIGEEEKRLKEGNNTNKCH
- a CDS encoding Vms1/Ankzf1 family peptidyl-tRNA hydrolase, whose product is MHTLQNLQSIISNDLVSVTEIDIRVLSEMSSEKPVYVSIYLPTSGKENDHLNKLFVESRIKAIRKALPTSLLDQFEKTYSMIEEWLLEKPVSGEKGRIIFACFECSFLQVYRIAVETDNYLVVDTSPFILPLGRLRADFEDYGILLVDSREAKFFCIRSDIIKEHKHLSTDLMNKHKKGGWSQMRFNHLRKGAIKSFLSEVINNIHDTCDQFPTKGIVIAGPGEAKHQLIEMLPKEVKQKLLGVMDIPMNIASNELVAAGDEILHEDEMSTSKRRAEEFRREILRGGLAVHGLKSVKESLEQGKVNVLFILQGLSVPGWICKKCHNLQASAKIPTECKACSGHILVVNVLEKLFELAQKTGAEVEFVKPEELLDSTDIVAALLRY
- the engB gene encoding GTP-binding protein EngB; translated protein: MKNKPDLTDGAGFEIVFVGRSNVGKSSIIRKLTGGKVKVGKRPGVTLKPTHVRLDDLLVTDMPGFGFMSGVKERKQDIVKDRIVHYIEDNADRIDIAVLVVDGSAFLDIVARWEERNEIPVDIELFKFLNEVGISTILAINKMDKIEEDMVNHVLDGIVEKLGLPSPWDMWQEAVVPVSAKQDDLKKLSLCIRQRMHVAKRDDLFRHIH
- a CDS encoding geranylgeranyl reductase family protein is translated as MIPEKSYDVIIIGAGPAGSTAATYAAQRGMSVLLVDKKKDIGVPLQCGGFLPHLETLKELIPGANLPFTLEEYPSSCVHATTSFQRFIAPNGVSKGFEVQGDALDRRRFDKHLATVAAKAGAHLLIATNVLEVTGTIVTMDGAFGRYEVEGKVIIGADGPNSMVAASKGMLREPDPMGISTAFEYELSGVNVDKEAVEMYFGKDYVPGGYAWIISQGDDRANIGVGIREALFAEHMCARDYLNRFMHKHPIASEKLKEGTILSVISGLVPVGGAPKITATKDTLIAGDAAGHLIATNGGGISTSMVGGKIAGESAADFLEGKCKLEEYDTRWRVQMGMEIRTAVYVRKLMDKLMLSDSMMNIAIKTISLHK
- a CDS encoding TatD family nuclease-associated radical SAM protein — its product is MYIFVYGTLMRGCVSHDLMENAVFICKARTSKKYAMLDLGPFPGVLQNRNISFINGEIYNIDKQLLCKLDEYEGNWYFRSEVELDNGMDAQMYFLKDIPSTVKEASFVIPSGIWEDKRGDYIKTVIGNILQTNGTLPQGHKDTLAYEVHNNLYLNITNKCSASCTFCIRDVCDGVYGYDLWLSTDPTFEEMLSHLNSLDLHKYKEIVFTGFGEPTSSFSILLAITKWLHEQGIKVRLDTNGHAALINPGIDVVGELKKAGLSAVSISLNAQNEELYNQLCRPKYAGSYQAMLTFTRQCIAVGISTRMTVVKVPEIDIEACEQIATEMGASFFAR